In a genomic window of Streptomyces koelreuteriae:
- a CDS encoding dienelactone hydrolase family protein, with the protein MTRCSVMLLAAVPLALSCTVNGFEASGSTTLPARDTAPATLSAYELPPGMIKNTSKGNPTQLHGILGIPKGPGPHPVVVVLHGSHPTCAWPGKTDAVARDAVRAPWPLVCGRPGAEYDPGKYGPDYVRHNAGLSYFVEALSRKGFAAVSIDVKSAEAWYTGEPSPAKGYTQLIDTHLKLLADLNEGTGHGLNLEGAEGRIDTSRVGLVGHSRAGGYVLNSTAGKRPGLFATVAVEPAEEVDKAPHTVPVLNLRGACDEDTGPNAGLDTIKALAKSGTTDVVADVRLPATGHAMLNTNLSSVKEKGGVGDCSAAQVARPAEARDQAAQLAASFMAQALRKATTYTLPALAGPPPAGRNLSKRGPALRFKASSPQSYADPRRIPTTTSEERLLPPVPKGLKVAKGGEPEA; encoded by the coding sequence ATGACCCGTTGCTCCGTGATGCTTCTCGCGGCCGTCCCTCTCGCCCTCTCGTGCACCGTCAACGGCTTCGAGGCGTCCGGAAGCACCACCCTGCCCGCCAGGGACACCGCCCCGGCCACCTTGTCCGCCTACGAGCTGCCGCCAGGCATGATCAAGAACACCTCCAAGGGCAACCCCACCCAGCTGCACGGCATCCTCGGAATCCCCAAGGGGCCGGGGCCCCATCCGGTCGTCGTCGTCCTGCACGGCTCGCACCCCACCTGTGCCTGGCCCGGGAAGACGGACGCGGTGGCCCGCGACGCGGTCCGTGCCCCTTGGCCCCTGGTGTGCGGCCGGCCGGGGGCCGAGTACGACCCGGGGAAGTACGGTCCCGACTACGTGCGTCACAACGCCGGCCTCTCGTACTTCGTGGAGGCCCTGAGCCGCAAGGGCTTCGCCGCCGTCTCGATCGACGTGAAGAGCGCGGAGGCCTGGTACACGGGCGAGCCCTCACCGGCCAAGGGCTACACCCAGCTGATCGACACACATCTGAAGCTGCTGGCCGACCTGAACGAGGGGACCGGCCACGGTCTGAACCTCGAAGGCGCCGAGGGGCGCATCGACACCTCCCGGGTGGGGCTCGTCGGGCACAGTCGCGCCGGTGGCTACGTCCTGAACAGCACAGCGGGCAAGCGGCCCGGCCTGTTCGCCACCGTCGCCGTCGAGCCCGCCGAAGAGGTCGACAAGGCCCCCCACACGGTGCCCGTACTCAACCTCCGCGGCGCCTGCGACGAGGACACGGGCCCGAACGCCGGACTGGACACGATCAAGGCGCTGGCCAAGTCCGGCACCACCGACGTCGTTGCCGACGTCCGGCTGCCCGCCACCGGCCACGCCATGCTCAACACCAACCTCTCCTCGGTGAAGGAGAAGGGCGGTGTCGGCGACTGCTCGGCCGCCCAGGTCGCCAGGCCGGCCGAGGCACGCGACCAGGCTGCCCAGCTCGCCGCCTCCTTCATGGCCCAAGCGCTGCGCAAGGCCACCACGTACACCCTTCCCGCCCTGGCCGGCCCGCCTCCGGCGGGCCGCAATCTGAGCAAGCGCGGGCCTGCCCTCCGCTTCAAGGCCTCGAGCCCGCAGTCCTACGCCGACCCACGGCGAATCCCCACGACCACGTCCGAGGAACGCCTGCTGCCGCCCGTACCCAAGGGGCTCAAGGTCGCAAAGGGCGGAGAGCCCGAGGCGTGA
- a CDS encoding carbohydrate binding domain-containing protein, which yields MLLPAVLRRVLLVPLTAVILALQSLFPAVAATPTTWYLDCSASHDGTGRHASPWNSLATANAHLFRPGDRLLLKRGATCKGTLKPRGSGTDGAPITLAGYGAGRGRPVVSGDAATTEKAAVHLHNVEQWEIRDLEITFPDSATTRRERNGLLVEIADLPDGVGTHYVVDDVSVHHVDGDATKWSNGIQFRVSGTTRPTNFDDVLVQNSRITAVDREGLTNRTTWMCRPIYGSGDGCGSTVNWRANTGIVFRGNNISDTGGDGIVVRASSHALVEHNTVHDIAMRPMGSNVGIWTINSDDTLIQHNEVHHVRKLPGNGDGQAFDSDYGNNRAVFQYNHSHDNEGGFMLFCGGCGTGSSSHGTVVRYNLSRSDKGRVFDVTKDDNARVHNNTVYLPAGSRTAVVHQRAATTNMVLSGNIFYNLGSGGYSGPKYTPSDFLWNGNTFYGNHPADQPIDAAGNTADPKIENPGGTRPGDYRLTPGSPALRAGGPVAAGATEDYFGSPAPGVCRPDAGFHQLSDFDDGDCPAPDLAIDSGFESGTLAAWSPYGSVGVVTTGTHSGLHAVRVGPAQAAVEQVVQLKTRTRYRLSGYGKVSSAGTQVSLGAKGYDSAGSSTRHVFTGTSYTRGSTTFTTGATSDTARIYCYARSGTGNGYCDDITLKEN from the coding sequence ATGCTCCTGCCTGCCGTACTCAGACGCGTCTTACTCGTACCGCTGACCGCCGTGATCCTCGCTCTCCAGAGCCTCTTCCCGGCCGTGGCAGCGACTCCCACCACCTGGTATCTCGACTGCTCGGCATCCCACGACGGCACCGGCCGCCATGCCAGCCCCTGGAACAGCCTGGCGACCGCCAACGCCCATCTGTTCCGGCCCGGTGACCGGTTACTGCTCAAGCGCGGTGCCACCTGCAAGGGCACGCTCAAGCCGCGAGGCTCCGGCACGGACGGCGCGCCCATCACCCTCGCCGGCTACGGCGCGGGCCGCGGCCGCCCCGTCGTCTCGGGCGACGCCGCCACCACCGAGAAGGCCGCGGTCCACCTCCACAACGTGGAGCAGTGGGAGATCCGCGACCTGGAGATCACCTTCCCCGACAGCGCCACCACCAGGCGCGAGCGCAACGGCCTCCTGGTCGAGATCGCCGATCTCCCGGACGGCGTCGGCACCCACTACGTGGTCGACGACGTCTCCGTGCACCACGTCGACGGCGACGCCACCAAGTGGTCCAACGGCATCCAGTTCCGCGTCTCCGGCACCACGAGGCCGACCAACTTCGACGACGTCCTGGTGCAGAACTCCCGGATCACCGCCGTGGACCGGGAAGGCCTCACCAACCGCACCACCTGGATGTGCAGGCCGATCTACGGCTCCGGCGACGGCTGCGGATCCACCGTCAACTGGCGTGCCAACACCGGGATCGTCTTCCGTGGCAACAACATCAGCGACACCGGCGGCGACGGCATCGTGGTCCGTGCCTCCAGCCACGCCCTGGTCGAGCACAACACCGTCCACGACATCGCGATGCGCCCCATGGGCTCCAACGTCGGTATCTGGACCATCAACAGCGATGACACCCTCATCCAGCACAACGAGGTCCACCACGTACGCAAGCTCCCCGGCAACGGCGACGGCCAGGCATTCGACTCCGACTACGGAAACAACCGGGCGGTGTTCCAGTACAACCACAGCCACGACAACGAGGGCGGTTTCATGCTCTTCTGCGGCGGCTGCGGAACAGGCTCCAGCAGTCACGGCACCGTCGTCCGGTACAACCTCAGCCGCTCCGACAAGGGCCGGGTCTTCGACGTCACCAAGGACGACAACGCCAGGGTCCACAACAACACCGTCTATCTCCCCGCAGGGTCGCGCACTGCCGTCGTCCACCAACGGGCGGCCACCACCAACATGGTGCTGAGCGGCAACATCTTCTACAACCTCGGCTCCGGCGGCTACTCCGGACCGAAGTACACGCCCTCCGACTTCCTCTGGAACGGCAACACCTTCTACGGCAACCACCCGGCCGACCAGCCGATCGACGCTGCCGGGAACACGGCGGACCCGAAGATCGAGAACCCCGGCGGCACGAGGCCCGGCGACTACCGGCTGACACCCGGCTCCCCGGCGCTCCGCGCAGGAGGACCGGTCGCGGCGGGCGCCACCGAGGACTACTTCGGATCACCCGCCCCGGGAGTCTGCCGCCCCGACGCGGGGTTCCACCAACTGAGCGACTTCGACGACGGCGACTGCCCGGCCCCCGACCTCGCCATCGACTCCGGATTCGAGTCGGGCACCCTCGCTGCCTGGTCCCCCTACGGGAGCGTCGGCGTCGTCACGACCGGCACACACAGCGGACTCCACGCCGTACGAGTCGGTCCGGCTCAGGCCGCCGTCGAACAGGTCGTCCAGCTCAAGACCCGCACCAGATACCGGCTGAGCGGGTACGGGAAGGTCTCGTCCGCCGGCACCCAAGTCTCGCTCGGGGCCAAGGGATACGACAGTGCCGGCTCGTCCACCCGCCATGTCTTCACCGGCACCTCCTACACCAGGGGTTCCACCACGTTCACCACCGGTGCCACGTCCGACACCGCCAGGATCTACTGCTACGCGCGCTCGGGCACCGGCAACGGGTACTGCGACGACATCACCCTCAAGGAGAACTAG
- a CDS encoding substrate-binding domain-containing protein has protein sequence MSAAADRRREGILAALQSLETIRVTDLAQHLNMPAVTLRRDVAALAEAGLVSRSHGSVSLPAREAGGPALGLLVPTVGQYFGEVIAGARAAAGAAGAHLTLGISSYQAEADRAQVEQLLATGVAGLLLVPNWTPSRSADDLRWIGELPVPAVLVERRAPHGTPLAELDSVGSDHHHGVFIALRHLAALGHARVALAARKDTWTALQVRGAYAEGCVLLGLPAEPVIDIDEPAAHAEDIARQIVEAVESGVRGVLVHNDQDALQLSPMLRDKGLRIPEDIALVSYDDVVAALGAPPLTAVSPPRHAVGAAAVELILRRLKSDPALPVHHLDLLPELKVRASCGGTPSA, from the coding sequence ATGTCCGCTGCCGCCGACAGGCGCAGAGAGGGGATCCTCGCAGCGCTCCAGAGCCTGGAGACGATCCGGGTGACGGATCTGGCACAGCACCTGAACATGCCGGCGGTCACGCTGCGCCGGGACGTGGCGGCACTCGCGGAAGCGGGTCTTGTCAGCCGGTCCCATGGGTCCGTCTCCCTGCCGGCCAGAGAGGCGGGAGGGCCGGCACTCGGCCTGCTCGTGCCGACGGTGGGCCAGTACTTCGGAGAGGTGATCGCTGGTGCGCGCGCTGCCGCCGGAGCCGCGGGCGCCCACCTGACGCTCGGGATCTCCTCCTATCAAGCCGAAGCCGACCGCGCCCAGGTGGAGCAACTGCTCGCCACGGGCGTCGCGGGGTTGCTGCTCGTTCCCAACTGGACGCCGTCCCGGTCGGCGGACGACCTGCGCTGGATCGGTGAACTGCCGGTCCCGGCCGTCCTGGTCGAACGCCGGGCGCCGCACGGAACCCCTCTCGCCGAGCTGGACTCCGTCGGCTCCGACCACCACCACGGTGTGTTCATCGCCCTGCGGCACCTGGCCGCGCTCGGGCACGCGCGGGTCGCCCTGGCCGCTCGCAAGGACACCTGGACAGCCCTGCAGGTGCGCGGTGCGTACGCCGAAGGCTGCGTGCTCCTCGGACTGCCGGCCGAGCCGGTGATCGACATCGACGAACCCGCCGCGCATGCCGAGGACATCGCCCGCCAGATCGTCGAAGCCGTTGAAAGCGGCGTGCGAGGCGTACTCGTCCACAATGACCAGGACGCCCTTCAACTGTCCCCGATGCTGCGCGACAAGGGCCTGCGGATCCCCGAGGACATCGCGCTGGTCAGCTACGACGATGTGGTCGCCGCCCTCGGTGCCCCACCCCTGACCGCTGTCTCACCGCCGAGGCACGCCGTGGGCGCCGCGGCCGTCGAGCTGATCCTGCGCCGGCTCAAGAGCGACCCGGCGCTGCCCGTCCACCATCTCGACCTCCTGCCGGAGTTGAAGGTCCGAGCTTCCTGCGGCGGCACACCGAGCGCGTGA
- a CDS encoding RICIN domain-containing protein — translation MHTAQRTRSRKAPWIRAVTGLIVCCALLFSGTTMPAATAALASTEITLDGDSAGRTFDGIGAISGGGGNSRLLRDYPEPQRSQILDHLFKPGHGAALQMLKVEIGGDTNSTDGAESSHQHSRDTVNCAAGYEWWLMKEAERRNPSVKLYALSWGAPGWIGNGDFWSRDMIGYLMNWLDCARQHDLSIDYLGGWNEREYDAAWYKDLAATLRAAGHTTKVVGADDNWDIATSMRADSALQDAVDVIGAHYPCGYRSPMTNCATTTDALATGKQLWAGETGSDDANAGAPAIARGINRGYLDARMTGFLNWPLVASLYQNLHYNTMGLVIADQPWSGAYSVGRSTWATAHTTQFTRPGWKYLDTASGYLGGNRAHGSHVSYRAADKSAWSTVFETMDADAPQNVTLRTAGGLPGGTLRVWSTDLSDRTTTSHLVREGDLTPTAGAYTLTLRPGRIYTVTTTTGQGSGTGTGPIRSPLPLPYADSLAGTGPGQEARLFSTMNGAFETAPCAGGRAGRCLRQQAPLSPIRWTDEASNHPYTLMGGLHWADYTVGSDVLLEEPGTIEILGRVGTQRRNNKGLNAYHLRLSDTGRWSLQKTDRNWNFTNLADGRIAPPGTGTWHHLALTFEGDTITARIDGTEVGTVRDGSYGAGQIGLGTGGYHGAQFSGLKVTPGSATALDGTYTLVNANSGKVLDAHARGTADGTPVVQWDAHGGTNQRWRLTSTGDGYYTITGVAGGKVLAVSGNSVLPEAPLNLSTGDKSPGQQWLVARSDSGGFVLESRLHGQLAEVAKASKAAGAKVVQRPASGSSHQRWNLVPVR, via the coding sequence ATGCACACGGCTCAGCGAACAAGAAGCCGCAAAGCTCCCTGGATCCGGGCCGTCACCGGTCTGATCGTCTGCTGCGCACTCCTCTTCAGCGGGACCACCATGCCGGCCGCCACCGCGGCCCTCGCCTCGACGGAGATCACACTCGACGGGGACAGCGCCGGACGAACCTTCGACGGCATCGGGGCGATCAGCGGCGGCGGTGGCAACTCCCGCCTGCTGCGCGACTATCCGGAGCCGCAACGGTCACAGATACTCGACCACCTCTTCAAGCCGGGCCACGGCGCGGCCCTCCAGATGCTCAAGGTGGAGATCGGCGGCGACACCAACTCCACCGACGGCGCCGAGAGCAGCCACCAGCACAGCCGGGACACCGTCAACTGCGCTGCGGGATACGAATGGTGGCTGATGAAGGAGGCCGAGCGGCGCAATCCGTCGGTCAAGCTCTACGCCCTGTCCTGGGGCGCGCCCGGTTGGATCGGCAACGGCGACTTCTGGTCCCGGGACATGATCGGGTACCTGATGAACTGGCTCGACTGCGCCCGGCAGCACGATCTGTCCATCGACTACCTCGGTGGCTGGAACGAGCGTGAGTACGACGCCGCCTGGTACAAGGACCTGGCCGCCACCCTCAGAGCGGCGGGCCACACCACCAAGGTGGTCGGCGCGGACGACAACTGGGACATCGCCACCAGCATGCGCGCCGACAGCGCCCTCCAGGACGCCGTCGACGTCATCGGTGCTCACTACCCGTGCGGGTACCGGTCCCCGATGACCAACTGCGCCACCACCACCGACGCACTGGCCACCGGCAAACAACTGTGGGCCGGCGAAACCGGCTCCGACGACGCCAACGCCGGAGCACCGGCCATCGCACGCGGCATCAACCGCGGATACCTGGACGCCAGGATGACCGGCTTCCTCAACTGGCCGCTGGTCGCCTCCCTTTATCAGAACCTGCACTACAACACCATGGGCCTCGTCATCGCCGACCAGCCCTGGTCCGGGGCGTACAGCGTCGGACGCAGCACCTGGGCCACCGCACACACCACGCAGTTCACCCGGCCCGGTTGGAAGTACCTGGACACCGCGTCCGGCTACCTCGGCGGCAACCGCGCCCACGGCAGCCATGTCAGCTACCGGGCGGCGGACAAGTCGGCATGGAGCACCGTCTTCGAGACCATGGACGCCGACGCCCCGCAGAACGTGACCCTCAGAACGGCCGGCGGCCTGCCGGGCGGCACGCTGCGTGTCTGGTCCACCGACCTCTCGGACCGCACCACCACCAGCCACCTGGTGCGCGAAGGCGACCTCACCCCCACGGCCGGGGCCTACACCCTCACCCTCCGGCCCGGCCGGATCTACACCGTCACCACGACCACCGGCCAGGGCTCGGGAACCGGGACCGGTCCGATCCGCTCACCACTCCCGCTGCCCTACGCGGACAGCCTCGCTGGCACCGGGCCAGGCCAAGAGGCGCGCCTCTTCTCCACCATGAACGGAGCCTTCGAGACGGCGCCCTGCGCCGGCGGGCGCGCCGGCCGGTGCCTGAGGCAGCAGGCCCCGCTCTCCCCGATCCGCTGGACCGACGAAGCGAGCAATCACCCGTACACCCTGATGGGCGGACTGCACTGGGCTGACTACACGGTCGGTTCGGATGTCCTGCTGGAAGAGCCGGGCACCATCGAGATCCTCGGCCGTGTCGGCACCCAGCGCCGCAACAACAAGGGACTGAACGCCTATCACCTGCGTCTGTCCGACACCGGCCGCTGGTCGCTGCAGAAGACCGACAGGAACTGGAACTTCACCAATCTTGCCGACGGCAGGATCGCGCCCCCCGGCACCGGCACATGGCACCACCTCGCCCTCACCTTCGAGGGCGACACCATCACCGCGCGCATCGACGGCACCGAGGTCGGCACCGTCAGGGACGGCAGCTACGGCGCCGGTCAGATCGGGCTCGGCACGGGCGGCTACCACGGCGCACAGTTCAGCGGGCTGAAGGTCACCCCCGGCTCCGCTACCGCCCTCGACGGCACCTACACCCTGGTCAACGCCAACAGCGGCAAGGTGCTCGACGCCCACGCCCGGGGTACGGCCGACGGGACGCCTGTCGTCCAGTGGGATGCCCACGGCGGCACCAACCAGCGGTGGCGCCTGACGTCGACCGGTGACGGGTACTACACGATCACCGGCGTCGCCGGCGGGAAGGTCCTGGCCGTCTCCGGGAACTCGGTTCTGCCCGAAGCGCCGCTCAACTTGTCGACCGGCGACAAGAGTCCTGGTCAGCAGTGGCTGGTGGCACGGTCCGACTCGGGTGGCTTCGTCCTCGAGAGCCGCCTGCACGGCCAACTGGCCGAGGTGGCGAAGGCGTCGAAGGCCGCGGGTGCCAAGGTCGTCCAGCGGCCCGCGAGCGGCAGCTCGCACCAACGCTGGAATCTCGTCCCCGTCCGCTGA
- a CDS encoding RICIN domain-containing protein — protein MARNKHKATRMAAIPVAMAVAAALGWAAVGMPGWASEEQAEKKAPPAAAVTTPPVACDQQDSSNKGWYQPVYVHRAGKDPAAGVKSVRHIMWSADQIFEASAKRFGQGDSRRLRFVQDKDCQIDVMSVAVDGLPGRPSFPQARMKAEAAVAAEIRKAPAAVKKRFKRTRPVYFFDTKPRGCGVATTPKARLRSSMFRGRAAVSWGCATVPAVTHEMVHQFGVSHCDNKRDQGGDPICRGYDRSPRCSDLMANVFLDCAKDEFSYFRPRPESGSMLAKRPGYNLANSPYLIKDQPAPALEMRLAGKRGGVCLGSGEGDSVVQQDCGSGDKQVWSRAIGKDGYLTVALKGTDKCLTAPSGKSKTALTTCEAGDKRQEWWMPSGRGNGADVYQLVNRETRKPLRIEGKGEGASVAPSGRGPAAGFRMLLTK, from the coding sequence GTGGCAAGGAACAAGCACAAGGCGACGCGCATGGCCGCGATCCCCGTGGCCATGGCCGTTGCGGCCGCGCTGGGCTGGGCAGCTGTCGGTATGCCCGGGTGGGCGAGCGAGGAGCAGGCGGAGAAGAAGGCTCCGCCGGCCGCCGCCGTCACGACGCCCCCGGTCGCCTGCGACCAGCAGGACAGTTCCAACAAGGGCTGGTACCAGCCGGTCTACGTTCACCGGGCAGGCAAGGACCCGGCGGCCGGAGTGAAGAGCGTCCGTCACATCATGTGGAGCGCCGACCAGATCTTCGAAGCCAGTGCCAAGCGCTTCGGCCAGGGGGACAGCCGCCGTCTGCGCTTCGTCCAGGACAAGGACTGCCAGATCGACGTCATGAGCGTCGCCGTCGACGGCTTGCCGGGCAGGCCCTCCTTCCCCCAGGCCCGCATGAAGGCGGAGGCGGCCGTGGCCGCCGAGATCCGCAAGGCTCCCGCGGCGGTCAAGAAGCGGTTCAAGCGCACCCGGCCGGTGTACTTCTTCGACACCAAGCCGCGTGGCTGCGGTGTCGCCACGACGCCGAAGGCACGCCTGCGATCCTCCATGTTCAGAGGGCGGGCCGCTGTGTCGTGGGGCTGTGCGACCGTCCCCGCGGTCACGCATGAGATGGTCCATCAGTTCGGTGTCAGTCACTGCGACAACAAGCGTGACCAGGGCGGCGATCCCATCTGCCGTGGATACGACCGCTCCCCGCGCTGCAGTGACCTCATGGCGAACGTCTTCCTGGACTGCGCCAAGGACGAGTTCTCCTACTTCCGCCCCCGGCCCGAGTCGGGCAGCATGCTGGCGAAGCGGCCCGGGTACAACCTCGCCAACAGCCCTTATCTGATCAAGGATCAGCCGGCTCCCGCCCTCGAGATGCGGCTCGCCGGGAAGCGGGGCGGAGTCTGCCTGGGGAGCGGCGAGGGTGACTCGGTCGTCCAGCAGGACTGCGGCTCCGGCGACAAGCAGGTCTGGTCGAGGGCCATCGGCAAGGACGGCTACCTCACTGTGGCGCTGAAGGGCACCGACAAGTGCCTGACCGCGCCGTCCGGCAAGAGCAAGACGGCGCTCACCACCTGCGAGGCCGGTGACAAGCGTCAGGAGTGGTGGATGCCTTCGGGGCGTGGGAACGGAGCCGACGTCTATCAGCTCGTCAACCGCGAGACCCGTAAGCCGCTTCGGATCGAGGGCAAGGGCGAGGGAGCCTCTGTCGCCCCCTCCGGCCGAGGGCCGGCTGCCGGGTTCCGGATGCTGCTGACCAAGTGA
- a CDS encoding sigma-70 family RNA polymerase sigma factor has product MSTAQKRSIVNWTDEELAAPLRRGESGDEQLAALYERHRGAVRSYAVSFCRDRYTADDLTSEAFTRTIDAIRKGGGPRGPWRPYLLTAVRHIAVDWAADRNRTQPSSQVQDRVDEAPGGEELTLDQEENHLVVQSFRRLPERWQAVLWYTAVKGEPAATVAGRLGISASGVASLAERAREGLREAYLSVHVHDNGVEDCGRYGRLLASVVRRKARRPGRDLKRHLADCGHCRQALHDLTDLNSRLRAVLPGAILFDESVRVLIAKGAAAGGPGPAWAGGSTTALVKGVVTVGTSAALGIGGYFMLAPTETPLPAPRPPQSASALSPSPSLSPSATPAPETPPGLPTEKPTPSRSRPVAPSTETAERVLLEGLRTTLRSVPDGRCLEPTAPHAGSAVRGGDCDGSAGQTWAQLQFLGSQVLLRNSATGLCLRAPGPGAARATQVACDQSDDRQVWRVRFSLKHSSLAVSGGGWTYLT; this is encoded by the coding sequence ATGTCCACAGCACAGAAACGCTCCATCGTGAACTGGACGGATGAGGAACTGGCCGCGCCCCTGCGCCGCGGCGAGTCCGGCGACGAGCAGCTCGCGGCGCTGTACGAGCGTCACCGCGGGGCCGTCCGCTCCTATGCCGTGTCCTTCTGCCGAGACCGCTACACGGCTGACGACCTCACCTCCGAGGCGTTCACGCGAACGATCGACGCGATCCGAAAGGGCGGCGGCCCTCGTGGGCCGTGGCGGCCCTACCTGCTGACCGCGGTCCGTCACATAGCCGTGGACTGGGCCGCCGACAGGAACCGCACCCAGCCGAGCAGTCAGGTGCAGGACCGGGTCGACGAAGCGCCCGGGGGAGAGGAGCTGACGCTGGACCAGGAGGAGAACCATCTGGTCGTGCAGAGCTTCCGACGGCTGCCCGAGCGCTGGCAGGCCGTGCTGTGGTACACGGCCGTGAAGGGCGAGCCCGCCGCCACGGTCGCGGGCCGCCTCGGCATCAGCGCGAGCGGAGTCGCCTCCCTGGCCGAAAGGGCCCGTGAGGGTCTGCGTGAGGCCTACCTCAGCGTCCATGTGCACGACAACGGCGTGGAGGACTGCGGGCGTTACGGCCGACTCCTCGCTTCCGTCGTGCGGCGCAAGGCGAGACGGCCGGGCAGAGACCTGAAGCGTCATCTGGCCGACTGCGGCCACTGCCGCCAGGCCCTGCACGACCTGACCGACCTCAACTCCCGGCTGAGGGCCGTGCTGCCGGGAGCGATTCTGTTCGACGAGAGCGTGAGAGTCCTGATCGCCAAAGGGGCGGCGGCCGGGGGGCCCGGCCCGGCCTGGGCAGGCGGCTCCACGACCGCCCTCGTCAAGGGGGTGGTCACCGTGGGCACTTCGGCCGCTCTCGGTATCGGTGGCTACTTCATGCTCGCTCCGACCGAGACGCCGCTGCCGGCGCCGCGACCGCCTCAGTCGGCGTCAGCCTTGTCACCTTCACCTTCACTGTCACCGTCAGCAACGCCCGCCCCCGAGACCCCGCCGGGCCTTCCGACGGAGAAACCGACGCCTTCCCGCTCCCGTCCGGTCGCGCCGTCGACGGAAACGGCCGAGCGAGTACTCCTGGAAGGTCTTCGTACGACACTGCGCTCCGTCCCCGATGGGCGCTGTCTTGAGCCGACCGCGCCCCACGCGGGCTCCGCGGTGCGGGGCGGCGACTGCGACGGCAGCGCGGGCCAGACGTGGGCGCAGCTTCAGTTCCTGGGCTCCCAAGTGCTCTTGCGCAACTCGGCGACCGGCCTCTGCCTGCGCGCCCCCGGACCCGGCGCGGCGCGGGCGACCCAGGTGGCCTGTGACCAGAGCGACGACCGTCAGGTGTGGCGAGTGCGGTTCAGCCTGAAGCACAGTTCCCTGGCCGTCAGCGGTGGCGGATGGACCTACCTCACATGA